The following coding sequences lie in one Actinomycetota bacterium genomic window:
- a CDS encoding type II toxin-antitoxin system PemK/MazF family toxin gives MAAILRGEVRWADLDPTRGREQAGQRPVLILSADVFNERSGTVIAVALTSQPQRASFPLTLELDPQLLPKPSWVKISQIRTLSVQRIGRKLGTVSPEDVGHVIQGLNEILGA, from the coding sequence GTGGCCGCCATACTGAGGGGCGAGGTTCGCTGGGCGGACCTCGATCCGACGCGCGGCCGCGAGCAGGCAGGCCAACGCCCCGTCCTCATCCTGAGCGCGGATGTGTTCAACGAGCGCTCGGGAACGGTCATCGCGGTCGCTCTCACGAGCCAGCCGCAACGTGCCAGCTTCCCCCTCACGCTTGAGCTGGATCCACAGCTGCTCCCGAAACCCTCATGGGTCAAGATCAGCCAGATTCGCACCCTCTCCGTACAGCGAATCGGTCGCAAACTCGGAACCGTTTCGCCGGAGGACGTCGGTCATGTCATCCAAGGGTTGAATGAAATCCTTGGGGCCTGA